The following is a genomic window from Phaseolus vulgaris cultivar G19833 chromosome 6, P. vulgaris v2.0, whole genome shotgun sequence.
atgttcaaagttTTGGGAgttagaggacatttattttctctttttgtaatttctttagttgaaggtgcttagagggaaacattagaaacctcttttgttttagcatcttttaggctttagttaggagctttaggagggggggtgtattagtagataggtgtaggagtagaataggaggtgccaaagtgaaggaaagagtcacaccttcctcatgcatggattaggcgccggttttagctagttttaggagggaaatttgaattgttttagcttgcattttcagcaccttaggctataaataaaggtgccttctttgtaaaattcagattggaattaatctaagaaaactctactcaaattttgagtgaactttggagagcttttggagccttcttctctagtcttatcttgatggatcaatggagtcctcaagtggcggcatcactctcatctaggagcattccacacttctagtggcgagatcatccatcattcttccatcttcatgagcattctcttctccttccttccttctctttcaattgttcatgttgtcttgtgttcttgagttgtttggttcggctattctaGTTTTCCAGCACATattttctgttcttgccttttaatttcacttttgttcggttcatatgtttgcttattcaattctgttcggttccttttaattttacctctctttgttgattcaatttgacaatatgtggagcatccaaatgagtatgggatttggtactagtttttggtgagttcttgtcttagaacaatgatccaactctaagaaaagtgcctctttaatgtccagctcaaggtgattcctaagaatgtcaagaatcattctctatatggctagtggaatcacatcatacACACCTTAAACCGAACATGAAAAggtaaaaatacatgaagagtCACATGTAAATGAAAAGGCAAGGCATATGAAAAGACAAGGTAAATGCCACCCCTTTTCAAGTCACTTCCTTATTCTAGAAAAGTGACTTTTCCTACTACTTCCCTTTTAATGTTCTATCTTGAAactattctaaaaatattacaaaagatattaattgggcttgggcttcatcttttgagaagactaataagaagaactttaaatgctttgggccttgtccatttcttctattcaTGAATTCCTTATTtccttgttgagatgacccttcaagtataACATCCTTTCATCTTTATGTATTTTTGGGTTACATCATgctccccaagttggagagaattcaacCTCGAATTTAGAACCCCTGCAAATAACATAGTGAGTTTGTATACAGATAAGATATCGGATGATGTGAATGgaggaaaaaaattaaaggatAGGATTTCCAAAAATTGGGAAAAAATTAGGGGAAAGAGTTTTCAGAAATTGGGTTGAGGGGGAAGACAAGGGAGGGAAGTACAGTCTGGACGTGTGCATAACAGTTCCATTCTGCACGCCACATCGTCACCAATTAACGTCATTCATGCAAAATTAATGAAAGAGACCAAATTACATACTCTCTAACAAATCTTAGaaagaaattgattttttttaaaaacccctGGAACAAATTAACTATTGACACTTTAATGTAGGGGAAAAGGGTAACTATaccttaattttataattataattaattttataattgtcCACGGTGAAGTAGacattaaatttagttttatgtGTGAATTCACTCAAATCCCACAGAATTCGATTTTGAGATTGAATAATGAGGATTTTCTGTTTTTtctagaagaaaaataaattagaaaaaagataaaaaaaaagaaaaaaattgtagtaaaaaatgtattgaaaattgaattaaaattcgggagacatttttttaatttgtacaagagaaaaggaagaaaataaaattatgtaatgagaaaataatttatttttattatatttttttaaattaaaattgtgattATTAGTTGgtggaaaatgaaaaaaagtaataatataaaaaggAATGATAACTTTGGGTTGAtgcattaaaatataaatatagtgatttaaaaaaatagaaaatatttgtcGTGGTTAAAAAGatagaaatacaaatttattaatttaatattttttgttgttatgtcaactagaaaatattaagtttaatttttaatatgatataagaattatttaaaccttatttttataagaatttGTTGGAATTATTATGTCCTTTATTATTCACTGATattgaattaatatataatttcatgtAGATATGATAAGTATATGTTTGAGATTCTcgtgagttagacttaaaatttagtttttaataaaagtgTAACATTGTTTGAAATGATTATTAAAAGCAtggtttaaaattattattaaaaaatatgactGACGTTATGAATGGGGATAAAAATTGGAAAGATTCATGGTGAGAATTGGTTATTCATTGTGGGTGCAGTGATTGCATTTCTCTAGGCTACCTCACCGGAATTTGGTTATTGGGTGACcaaattttattgaattaattattatgagaaaaaaaattattgaattaattaattaaaaatgaggcgggagaaaaaataaataaaaaaacaatttaaaggATAATTTATCTGAAGTTtgtagaaaatataaaattttaaaagttgaagtaaatttaataattttgtggatgtttattaatattattgttattggtGGAATAAAGTTTtggaatgatttaaaaaatGCAAAATAAAATGAGTGAAAAAGTAAAGtggaattttatttatattgaagaaagaaaacaaaacataaggaaaaaaagtatttttttttaaatttttatgaaattaattaattaaaattgtgtaGAAGAAATTTGAATTGGTTTGAGATAGGGGAAGACAAAAAAATATGTAAGGGGGATATAAATTGGATTTGTAGAaactataaaaaatttaaaagtcaAATTAAAGTTACATTATTTTGTGgatgtttattatttttgttatatggGTGGACTATAATTTTTGGAATTAATTCCATAACCCTtttgaaaacaaattattttctcccttcacatattttttaattcttccCTCTCTGAAACCAATTACATTTTCTTCTAtctcaattataattaattaatgcaaTCAACtccttttaaaaatgaatttcattttttttagttattctTTAAACCTCAATTATATTACCCACtacattatttttttccatCCCTCTCTCTAACAgattaaattttagttttcctaattttaatttattatattattgattcattttcattttcaaccaACTAATAATCACAACTTTAATTTCAAAAGaatataacaaaaacaaattattttctcccttacataattttttttattttttccctctttcatacaaattaattttttcccaaattttaattcagttttcaatatattttttttactataaaacacttttcttttaattttttttccaatattCCTCTcctatacaaaaaaaaataaaaaatattttagatatagGTGGAACAGCTCTGCCCCCATGTgtagtattttaaattttaaagtctCATTACATTTAGAAAGAATAAGAAATTTGTTAATAGTTTAGCATGTTTTTTAAGAgcggaattaaaaaaaaaggattttattaatatatagtaTTATTATTGTGTGAAAAATTCGTTAGaccaaaacaaatataaaatcacGAGGATACAAAACTAATCttatttttatactttattttatataaaacatttttttatttttagtgaaGATCGACAACCTTTCAAAAAGACATTTCATGGCTTTTGGTCACCATATACAAACCTTAAACAGGATTCATATACCTTTTTCGTAGATGATTAATTTTGAAATCCCCCTATAGATTAGGTAGCATGGAGAAGCACGAGTTGAGAAAAAGATCACagatttttttggatttttttatctaataattttcatgctaattacttaaatatataaatttttaaaaaaatattaaaataaataaatcgtATTTAGGGATGAGACGATGAAATTTGATTATTTGTCCTAACAATAACATTATGAATTATCATTTTAACATGTAAAATTGAACTATAtgattgaaatttttttaaacaaaatgatTATTTGGGATTGTGAAAAAATTGAAGGTTTGGATGGGAGAAGTGTGTTTGAGAAAATTGAAGCTTGAGAATTTAAcaagataaatttatattaaattatattttatattgtattgtttatttttctagCGTTAATTCGATTCGTGATTAAGTTGATTCGTATTATATGTGTTGTTTGGCTTTTTTTCCTTTGTTAAATTTAAGAGGAGAAACTTGGCATAAGTTATTTTGGAGAAAAAGTTAGCACTAGTAACGACGCAGAAAGACTGCAATGAGATGTTTGGAGGCATGGCGTGAGCATATAGCTTAGTGGAGGGTCATGAGCTTGTCCCATCATTCTAATAAATAAAGATAGAATATGTACCCCTTCCTCTATCAGTATCATTATGATCATATCTAACTAAAACTCCTTACTATTTCTCTTCTAATCATGTCACTCTCCTTCTAAACAAACCTTTCACACATCACATTTTCAACCCAATATTCTCCATTCAATACATCATTTTTAATTCcattcaagattaacttcactTAAAATCACATTCTAATTTATTATCCTTCACCCTCTTTTTCACTAGCTGTCAAATAAAGAAACCCACCAAAGAAACGAAATTCTCTTGGAATAGCAAATCAGCACCACCCCACCAATATTTCTTGGTAAGCAGTGCAGTCTAGTGAGTGGTGGATCAACTGATGTATGTATATATTCTTGTTGAACACATCAACTTTAGAAGTTTTCATTTTGCACATTTGTAGCTAAATGAAACTGGAACATACTTTTGGCAGTGGCAGGAGGTTTGTGAATGTTAGGGGATACAGGAAGTAGCAGAGAAACATGAGTATTCCACaagctgctgctgctgctgctgctgcaaCTAGTCCTCCTCCACATCTCTATCCACAGGAGCTACAGCTTAAGCTTTACCAAGCCTTCATATTCTCAATTCCTATACTCTTCTCCATCATTCTCTTTCTCTTGTTTTACTTGTTCTACCTCAAAAGAAGGGCTTCCTCTCtctcttcctcttctcctcaCTTGCTTCCGAGGAACATTGCCAATCCACCAACCACCACTCCCTATCATTCATCAGTAAGTTACAAACACTCTCTAGATAATACCACCAAACATGTGTGTAAGGAAATTTATCAGATGTGTTTGCTTGCTTCTTGCACTGCATAATCTTTTGTATATGATCATGATCAATTAAAATTATCCAATATTGGACTCTCTATTGCCAATTCCACAGCCTTGTCGATTGGATCTGACCCTCCAATTCCTGGATAAGCTTCCAAGGATTTTATTTGATGAGGATTTGCTAGCAAGAGATTCACCGTAAGTAAAAAtcttttctgttttgttttcttttgtttttgtttgaactTTTAGATGCACTGTTGTTGCTATGTATTGGTTTCTTTTTCAATTCTGTTTTTATCCTCTCTCTTGGTCAGGAGATTAATATATGCTTTGATCTTTATCCATTATGAAAGGGATTCTCTACAGTGTGCAATTTGGATGTGTGTTGCTGTTTCATATAGTAATTTCATCTCTCAGCTTGTGTATCATTAGGCCATGGTTAAAATTATTCTCTAAGGAATGTGGTTCTTCAAAAGCTGAAAAAATGTCCAAGTTCAGTGATGATTTGGAATATTTAATGGCTTCCACTAATTTTCATGAAAAAGTGGTACATGGAAAGAAAGTAAAATAGAGAGATAAGTAGAATATTTGGAAAAcggttttccttttcttctgcCACACAGAAAATAACTTGACATACATGAGTAATGAAGGTGATGCACCCTAATGTCTCTCACCTAGCTAGAATTGATAAAGTGATACTTAATAGGAAAATTGAGCACGTGTAACCCTCGTGGATGGTAGAAACCAAAATCTCAACGATAGGTACTGCTCATATTTTGTGTCAGGGAATTTTCAGTAGATAAAGTGGTGGATAGCACTTTATAAACTCTGTCTAGGATTCCATGTGCTGGTCCCCTCCATTTCCATGTCTCaacatttgtatttgattactTAATACAATAAATGCAGTGAGTGATGATGTCCAATTACACCAACATTTAAcagaaaaaattgtttattgGCCTAATTAGCTGAACAAAGGTGTGATATGGTGTTTTGAAAGAGATGGTATGAAGGCTATTTTGAAACAGGTGTTGTGTTTGTCTGGGGGAGTTTGAGGTGAAGGAAGAGGTGGTGCAGATTCCTTATTGCAAGCACGTGTTCCACTTAGATTGTATACATCACTGGCTGCAATCAAACTCCACTTGTCCACTTTGTAGATGTTCCATCATCCCCACTACTACCAAGTTCATCAATCCAGCACCGCCTATTAATATTATATCAGACCCACCCCAGCATGGTGCTATCTTTTCAGACTCTCCATTGCACACTCCATCATTGCCACCTCACTCACAACATCATCAACAACCTGGTGCTTCCTCAAATGCTGCTAATTTGCCAAGGGAATGatcatacatatacatatatagatACATCAATTAGCTAGCTAGGTGATTATCACATCACAATAATGACTATTAGTTAATCTGAAGAGGGTATATTCATCAAGATCATGTTGTTCTCTGCACTTAAACCagcattttattatataaaacttTCCTTCTTTGACAGGACATGGAAATTGATATAAACTCAGCTATTCTCTTTGCCATAACCTTTCTGGAAATTGCCTATTCAATCCCCATTGGGGCAATTCAGAAAGTGTTAAAAGTGTAACTAATTATTGAGAGTAGCAATAAAAGGCTTCAAATGAATCATTCAATACTACTAGGCCTTgttatttttgtgtgtgtatatatatttatatatgtattactGATGTGAAAAAAAGTATGGCTCAGGAAAGATAGCATATATTTACTATTTTGTGATCACTTTTACTGAATCCTAGGTTGCCATAATGAATATAAATATGATCATTGAGGCCTAAAGTTGTTGAGCTCAACCTTGGTACTTAGTACAAATGAAAATGATTCATGTTAGTCTTGGGAACGAATGAGGGAGTCAAAGATTTACCATGGCGAAAtcaatgaaaaacattttgaataaattatatagAATGAGTCCAAATATAGGGTCCCAAGAAGGTGAAAAGCTTTTACTTTTGGACATTGAAAAAGAAAAGCGAAAAGAGAAAAGGGTTCCAACAGTATACTAATAATAAACACACTTCCATTATAACACTTGCTGTTACTCTTATTTTCCATAAATGATTGAGaccttatatttatattttaactctcacttttccttttctatatatatatccccgaatatttttttgacaaaaagagaaactattttaaatttatatttcaatatattttttaatataaaagaaaaggCATAGTAGGTAACAGAGTTGGTGCGTCCTCAGCGTTGCTTGATCGGACCTGCAAAGGCAAGGAGAAGCGGCACAAACTTTGCGCCACCTGATAAGAGCAAAAGTGAGCTAAAGAAACAGAAAAGATGACCCTAGCACAGTGGTTGAAGAAAGCAACAGAACACATGTTAAAGAGAGAATGATACAAAGTGTATTATTTCATATATGTGTAAAGGAAAGGTACAAgagatatatataaaatatgatggGGTTCAGAAGAAGAGCTGAAGCCCAAAAAGGAAAAACCCAAAACAAACAGGgtacaaaagaataaaaaatactatactTAACACCCCCCTTCAAGCTGGGAGTACAGTTTTTTCATGCCCAACTTGGATTGTAGTAGTTTGAATGTAGATGGAGGTAGAGGTTTGGTTAACATATCTGTTGTTTGCATGGAGGAAGGAATGGGAAGGAGTTTTATCAGTCCAGCGTTAAGTTTCTCCCGAACAAGATGACAGTCGATTTCTATGTGTTTAGTGCGTTCGTGGAAGACTTGATTTGATGCAATTTGTATTGCAGACTGATTATCACAATAGAGTATTGCTGGTTGGATGGAGGGAACATGAAGATCACCTAACAGATATGTTAGCCACTGGATATCGCATGTGGTGACGGCTAAAGCATGGTACTCGGCTTCAGAGGAGCTTCTGGAGATCGTTTGTTGCTTCTTGGATTTCCAGGAGATAAGAGATTCACCAAGATAAATGTTAAAACTTGTGACAGACTTTCTTGTCTCTGGACAGGTAGCCTAATCTGAGTCGCTATATGCCTTTAGCTGAGGAGCACTTGCTGCTGATAGAAAGATGCCATTGCCAGGTGCATTCTTCAGATACCAAAGGATACGAAAGACAGCCTGTTGGTGAACAGTTATGGGTGCGAAGACAAACTGACTGAGCCTGTTCACACTGAATGCGATGTATGTCCTGGTGTTGGTCAAGTAGATAAGTCGTCCTATTAATCTACGGTATGAAGAGGAATCTACAGCAGCTAGTGGAGCGCCTTGAGTGCTAGAGAGAGGTGAGGAGTGGACCATAGGAGTTTGGACAAGAGTGTATTCAAGCATCCCTGTTTCATGTATAAGATCCAGGGTGTATTTCCGTTGTGATAGGTGGATTCCAGCGTTGTTGCGGGCTACTTCCAGTCCCAGGAAGAAGGTGAGATCACCCAGATTTTTGATTTGGAAGTGTTGATGTAGCAGGATGGTGATGTTTGTGATTTCCTTAGCATTCTTTCCAGTGAGTACAATCTCATCGACATACACAAGAAGAGCAGTGATGTTATTAGaatgtgtttttaaaaataGGGAATGATCAGCAGCAGATAAAACATAACCATTATTAAGTAAAAAATGTGATAAGTTAGCATACTATTGCCTGCCATCCTGTCGTAGCCCATAGAGAGATCGTTGGAGTTTGTAGACGAATTGTGAATTAGGGACAACAACCCCAGGTGGTTGCTTCATGTAGAATTCTTCAAGTAGATCTCCATGGAGGAAGGCGTTATTAACGTCCAGTTGTGTGACAAAGCTACAACCAGAAGAAGACGTAGGGTGGTAAGCTTTGCGACAGGGGCAAAGCTGTCGAGAAAGTCGAGCCCTTCAAGTTGCATGTAGCCTTTTGCAACAAGGCGTGCTTTGTAACGATCTATTGTGCAATCAGATATATTGGGACACCCAATTGTTGTTTTTCCCGAGGGAAGCGGTACAAGTGTCCAAGTCTCACTAGCAGAAAGGGTAGTGAGCTCGTCTTCCATTGGCTTTTTCCAGCAGTCATGTATGGAAGCTTCCTCATAGTTGCGGGGTTCagtggaagaagaaaaagaggcaacaatgtgtttaaaattagaagataattgattatatgACACAAAATTATCAATGGGATATTTTGAACTTACAGTATGTGCTGATGCTAAATCAGTTTGAAAACCTTCAAGGTAGGTTGGTGCTCTTCTGGCTCGAGTGGATCTCCTTGGCAGATTGTGATCCGCATTTTCAGTGGGTATCATGGGCTCTGTAATAGTATtatcagagaaaaaaaaatcataattggAGTTATAAGATTGGGGAATGGGCAAAGATAAATTGTTAGGACTCTTATTGTTATCATCTTTCATTTTGTATGGAAAGAGATTTTCATAGAAAACAGTATGTCTTGAGATCTCAATTCGATGATTCCtaagattaagaaaaatattaccTTTAGTGTGAGGTTGAAAGGCTAAAAAGATGCCAGATACATATCTatcatccaatttttttttggtgAGAAATCATAGTGCTGGAATAACAAAGACAACAAAAAACACGCAGTAAATTAATAACATACAAAGTACCATATAGTCTTTCATAGGGGGTCATGTTTTTAAATAAAGGAGTTGATATACAATTAATAAGTAAAACAACATGCAAAACAACAAAGTGTCAAAATATAGGAGGTAAGTTAGCTTGAACAAGTAAAACACGAGTCACATTAAGAATATGCTGGTGTTTACGCTCTACTATACCGTTTTGCTCTGGTGTTTGAATGCAGGTTTTGGGATGAATAATTcctttagaagaaaaaatatttgtcaTTGCAAACTCAGCTCCATTATCAGAGCGAATAATTTTGATAGTAGTTTGGAAGTGATTTTCAACATAAGATAGAAAACTAGCTACATGAGTTCTCACTTCAGATTTTGTGCGCATAGGAATGACCCAAGTATAACGGGAAAAGTCATCCACAATAGTTAAGAAATATCTAAAACTATGCATAGAAATGATAGAGTAGGAACCCCAAATATCcatatgtaaaatataaaagattttaGAAGTAGTGGAATCACTTAAAACAAAAGGAAGTTTTCTTTGCTTTGCTCTATGGCAAGTGTCACACAAATATGgttttttatcataaataaaaaaaaagtattgagATCTCAATACATGCAATCTTTCATCAGAAAGATGTCCCAGTCTGTTGTGTCACACATTGTCATCCTTCGTGACACAATGAAAAGAAGGAACATAATTGTTTGTGACAGGTCTTTGAAAAACAGAAGCATGAAAAACATACAAGCCATATTTGGCATCAACTGTACCAATCTTCTCTTTCGTTAGATTGTCCTGTATCACACAATTCTTAGATGAGAATATCAATTGGCAGTTCAAATTTGAAGAAAGTTTAGAAGCAGACACGAGATTGAAAGTAAATTCAGGCACATACAAAACATTTGTTAGTTAAAATCTATTGCTGAAAGAAATAGTTCCAGAATAACTGGTGTAAAAATGGTGCCCATTTGGTAGACTAATGAGAACAGGTTTGATGATTTTATATGTCGTAAAATCAGATAAGCAGGTGCAAACATGGTCAGTTGTTCCTGAATCTAATATCCAAGAACCTTTAATAGTAGTGTAAAGATTTGAAAGAATAGCATTACCTGTTGGAGAGTCTTTATGATTTGTATCAACGATGAAGGAGCCCACTTGGTTTAATGTGCCGAAGGTTGACTCACAGTATTGTTGGCAGAATTTTGCTTGAGCAATGTGGACAAAACTTGGCATTGTTAAGCTGTAAAGACGGAGCGCATGTCTCCATTTCCCTGTTCTTGCTGACAATTCTCAGAGGAAACATCATCAGTTAGAATAACATTAAGTAAAGGGGTTGTCCTACTGTTAGGTGAATTGTAACTTGGAGGAAAACCATGCTTCTTGTAACAAGTGTCTATGGTGTGACCATTCTTACCATAGTGGGTACAAAGTTTTCTATTGTTATTGAacctaaaatttttattttcttgatttggAAATCCTACTTTCCTGAAACATACGTTCTCGGTGTGACCCAATTTGCCACAGAAAGAGCAAGTGATAGCAGAATTACGACTTGTACTAGTATGATTAAtgcttgtaataaaaaaattactttccaATTGACGTTCTTGCTGAGCCACTAGAGAAAAGATTTTGGAGATAGGTGGAACTggttccataaggagcacgTGAGACCGGATATTGCTGAATTGATCATTAAGCCCTCGCAAGAATTGCATTGCTTGGTCTTCACACTTCCTTTTGCTGATAGTAGATGCTACAAAACAAGAACATTTTGCTCACAAACACAAATGGGGTTAGGTCGGAAATTATTGAATTCATCCCAAATTATCCTTAATTTGGTAAAGTATCAGTGACTGACAAATCATTTTGACTTAAGGAAGAAACCTCTAATTGCAGATCGAAAATTCTAGATAGGTCACCTTGTGAATATTGAGTTTTTAAATCATTCCAAACATCAACCGCTACATCCATCCAAATTACACTTTGTCTAATTGGAAGAAATACTTAATGCACTAACCATGACACAACCATATTGTTGTACCTGATCCATGCTGAATATGTAGGATCGTTCATCGGTGGACACGGGTGAGTTCCCAAAACGAATTCCACCTTGTTCTTTGCGCTCAATGCCATTATGATAGACCTGCTCCATAAATGGTAGTTCGTCGAGTCGAGAACTGGCGAGACCAGTGAAGCTGCTGGGTTCTCTCCATGATGAAGATAGAGATAACTGTTTGTAGAGGGTTCCAGCGTAGGCGACCTTGTTGTTCGTTCTTCCGCCATTTCACTAAATGgaaagaaagaaacaaaagtAAATACAAGAAAAGATCATAAAGgcgaaaaagaaagaaaacagaGCGCGCAACAAAACTCTTCAAAGGAAGAGCTTTGATACCATAATAGAGTTGGTGCGTGTCCTGAGTAGCGGCACAAGCTTTACGCCGTCGTATAAGAGGAAAAGTGAgcaaaagaaatagaaaagaggACCCTAGCATAGTGGTTGAAGAAAGCAACAAAATACGTATTAAAGAGAGAATGATAGAAAGTGTATTATTTCATATATATGTGTAAAGGAAAGGTACAAGAgagatatataaaatatgatggGGTTTAGAAGAAGAGCTTAAGCCCAAAAAgaaaaaatccaaaacaaacaagacccaaaagaacaaaaaataatatacttaGCGGTAGGAATaaca
Proteins encoded in this region:
- the LOC137830905 gene encoding probable E3 ubiquitin-protein ligase RHA4A; the encoded protein is MSIPQAAAAAAAATSPPPHLYPQELQLKLYQAFIFSIPILFSIILFLLFYLFYLKRRASSLSSSSPHLLPRNIANPPTTTPYHSSPCRLDLTLQFLDKLPRILFDEDLLARDSPCCVCLGEFEVKEEVVQIPYCKHVFHLDCIHHWLQSNSTCPLCRCSIIPTTTKFINPAPPINIISDPPQHGAIFSDSPLHTPSLPPHSQHHQQPGASSNAANLPRE